A section of the Spirosoma pollinicola genome encodes:
- a CDS encoding nuclear transport factor 2 family protein, translated as MKTQSTSSILAIFAALLLFAAGCNAPAKEKPAQTTGVSTMTTENKQAIETEISGLVKEFFQQAEKLDIETCMTYFENTPDFQAVNPDGTFGDYNALKKLNADAFSQMKTFSVVPTKEAIRVLTDSLVLYTYTMEQNATLKTGQKIKYEHVAGTMLFTKINGAWKATFYQESAAAPVAVK; from the coding sequence ATGAAAACCCAATCCACTTCGTCCATCCTGGCCATTTTTGCCGCCCTGCTCCTGTTTGCCGCCGGTTGCAACGCACCTGCTAAAGAAAAGCCCGCTCAGACGACCGGTGTGTCGACAATGACAACCGAAAACAAGCAAGCGATTGAAACCGAAATTTCTGGCCTTGTGAAAGAATTCTTCCAACAGGCCGAAAAACTGGACATTGAAACGTGCATGACCTACTTTGAAAATACACCTGATTTCCAGGCCGTCAATCCCGATGGCACCTTCGGCGATTACAACGCGCTAAAAAAATTGAACGCAGACGCGTTTAGCCAGATGAAGACGTTTAGCGTCGTGCCAACTAAGGAAGCCATTCGGGTTCTGACTGACTCGCTGGTGCTTTATACGTACACGATGGAGCAGAATGCAACGCTTAAAACCGGCCAGAAAATAAAGTATGAACACGTAGCGGGAACGATGCTCTTCACCAAAATCAACGGCGCGTGGAAAGCGACCTTTTACCAGGAGTCGGCAGCGGCACCGGTAGCCGTCAAGTAG
- a CDS encoding DUF4440 domain-containing protein — protein MKLSHLLMIVALLLGNFSLHAQSLNPEAVAFVKTYQDAYNKGDRTTLMTLFSDSVGRVNRDGSVKMLPKSYWNDDYVRDFGETVGTYQDFTVKSTRALPGGKMAIASTFTGYDFDRKTNAKVQPAPGSMDLIIGKEGGQWKIQQEKLLLGISSLADEMTEVVKKFQDAYNREDLTTLKTLMTSGIVRTAPDGTTKTGLDTEVAGLTKAFADSDVNTVISISNGIPQFDGSVILTGIFRQTGRTTKGQSIHYDGAYSNRVVKENGQWKLSEIKTMPVVKTITYHKVADYAAWKKGFNTFANERRFAGELSAEVSTLQDDPNMVCIIAEWASAEAAQAFFARPDLAATMQKDGVQGKPTVMVLSKK, from the coding sequence ATGAAACTCAGCCATTTACTCATGATCGTCGCCCTGCTGTTGGGCAATTTCTCGCTTCACGCCCAGTCCCTGAACCCAGAGGCCGTGGCCTTCGTGAAAACCTACCAGGATGCCTACAACAAAGGCGACCGCACCACCCTGATGACCCTGTTCAGCGATAGCGTTGGCCGGGTCAACCGCGACGGCAGTGTTAAAATGCTGCCCAAATCGTACTGGAACGACGATTACGTTCGCGATTTCGGCGAAACGGTAGGTACCTATCAGGACTTCACCGTGAAAAGCACCAGAGCCCTGCCCGGTGGGAAAATGGCTATCGCCAGTACGTTCACGGGCTACGATTTTGACCGAAAAACAAACGCCAAAGTACAGCCCGCACCGGGTTCGATGGACCTGATTATTGGTAAGGAAGGCGGTCAATGGAAAATACAGCAGGAAAAGCTGCTATTGGGTATTTCGAGCCTCGCCGATGAGATGACCGAGGTGGTAAAGAAATTTCAGGATGCCTACAACCGCGAAGACCTCACCACGCTCAAAACCCTGATGACCAGCGGCATCGTCAGGACCGCACCCGATGGCACGACCAAAACCGGACTCGATACCGAGGTTGCCGGTCTGACCAAAGCCTTTGCCGATTCGGATGTGAATACGGTTATCAGCATCTCGAACGGCATACCGCAGTTTGATGGCAGCGTCATCCTGACGGGCATCTTTCGTCAGACTGGCCGTACAACCAAAGGCCAGTCCATTCACTACGACGGAGCCTACAGCAACCGGGTGGTCAAGGAAAACGGGCAGTGGAAACTCAGCGAGATAAAGACGATGCCCGTCGTTAAAACCATCACCTACCACAAGGTAGCCGACTATGCCGCCTGGAAGAAGGGGTTCAACACCTTCGCCAACGAACGGCGGTTTGCGGGCGAACTGAGCGCCGAAGTCAGTACGTTGCAGGACGACCCCAACATGGTATGCATCATTGCCGAGTGGGCCTCGGCTGAAGCGGCTCAGGCTTTTTTTGCCCGCCCTGACCTGGCCGCCACCATGCAGAAAGATGGCGTTCAGGGCAAGCCAACCGTCATGGTTCTGAGCAAAAAATAA
- a CDS encoding YybH family protein translates to MKTNLFTLILAVVALTSVCVTGCNAPAKKEEAATEQAAAKPDMAALKAEIQAIETQWAKATTAKDIATVMSFYADDAVEMNDDEPMVVGKAAIQQSLLKSMEARKAGTTVSFETMDVYGDGNVVTEVGKTTTTDAAGKIVSTGKYVGIFEKRDGKFICIRDINNEDQKGK, encoded by the coding sequence ATGAAAACCAATCTATTTACCCTGATTCTGGCCGTTGTTGCCCTTACGTCTGTCTGCGTTACCGGTTGCAACGCCCCCGCTAAAAAAGAGGAAGCTGCGACTGAACAGGCAGCTGCTAAACCCGACATGGCCGCGCTGAAAGCAGAGATTCAGGCCATTGAAACCCAATGGGCCAAGGCGACAACTGCAAAGGATATCGCTACGGTCATGTCGTTCTATGCGGATGATGCCGTGGAAATGAATGACGATGAACCGATGGTGGTTGGTAAAGCCGCCATTCAACAGTCATTGCTTAAAAGTATGGAAGCGCGCAAGGCAGGCACTACCGTTTCCTTTGAGACGATGGACGTGTACGGCGATGGCAACGTAGTGACCGAAGTCGGAAAGACGACGACCACCGATGCGGCTGGCAAGATTGTGAGCACCGGCAAATACGTGGGCATTTTTGAAAAGCGCGACGGAAAATTCATCTGCATCCGCGATATCAACAACGAGGATCAGAAGGGTAAGTGA
- a CDS encoding dioxygenase family protein — protein MDNQPNIPRRSWLRLSVGLAAGTVGTAFTLTDADKDRCAVTPRQELGPFPTMQFRSQADHDVDLTQLTGQAGIATGEVIIVKGKILDTTCQPIVGAIVEIWQANHHGKYRHEYGDSGKSDPNFQGWAQAVTNANGEYQFKTILPGLYGHRARHIHYKVAKRGYHELVTQLYFDGEERNRTDEILNSFTHEEQMRLTGKLDKTTPTPTIEFTINLDKVQVGALPAKVLTDYTGEYVLQVKGTDYEQLLNKFLGGPYDKVTMQVEQQDGLLYLTTTKAPKAELFWKAKDQFDAASFYDTVLTFGRNAAGKVVSATFRARDGQELHGTRV, from the coding sequence ATGGACAATCAACCAAACATCCCCCGTCGAAGCTGGCTCCGCTTAAGCGTTGGCCTTGCTGCCGGCACGGTCGGCACGGCGTTTACGCTCACCGATGCCGACAAAGACCGTTGCGCTGTTACGCCCCGTCAGGAACTTGGGCCATTCCCAACCATGCAGTTCCGTTCGCAGGCCGACCATGACGTTGACCTCACGCAGCTAACCGGGCAGGCAGGCATCGCTACGGGTGAGGTCATCATCGTGAAAGGTAAAATACTCGACACCACTTGCCAGCCAATTGTCGGGGCTATTGTTGAGATTTGGCAGGCTAATCACCACGGCAAATACCGCCACGAGTATGGTGACTCCGGAAAGTCGGACCCCAACTTTCAGGGCTGGGCGCAGGCAGTTACCAATGCAAACGGAGAATACCAGTTCAAAACGATACTGCCGGGACTGTATGGTCATCGGGCGCGGCATATCCACTATAAAGTGGCCAAACGCGGCTACCACGAACTGGTTACGCAACTTTACTTCGATGGCGAGGAACGTAACAGGACCGACGAGATTCTGAACTCATTTACCCACGAAGAACAGATGCGGCTGACGGGTAAATTAGACAAAACTACCCCAACGCCAACCATCGAGTTTACGATCAACCTCGACAAGGTGCAGGTGGGCGCGTTGCCCGCGAAGGTCCTGACCGACTACACCGGCGAGTATGTATTGCAGGTGAAAGGCACAGACTACGAGCAGCTTCTCAATAAGTTTCTGGGCGGACCCTACGACAAGGTTACCATGCAGGTGGAGCAACAGGATGGTCTGCTTTATCTGACTACCACCAAGGCTCCTAAAGCCGAACTGTTCTGGAAAGCCAAAGATCAGTTCGATGCGGCTTCATTTTACGACACGGTACTGACGTTTGGCCGCAATGCCGCCGGGAAGGTAGTGTCAGCCACGTTTCGGGCGCGGGATGGACAAGAGTTGCATGGCACACGAGTGTAG